In one window of Candidatus Binatia bacterium DNA:
- a CDS encoding ferredoxin: MANVPEFYIDEDLCTECGDCIKAMPLAFRKVEDEEVAEVYNTAVDESQKPKLDKIIAECPGHAILWRKK, encoded by the coding sequence ATGGCGAACGTACCCGAGTTCTACATCGACGAGGACCTGTGCACCGAATGCGGGGACTGCATCAAGGCGATGCCCCTGGCATTCCGCAAGGTCGAGGACGAGGAAGTGGCCGAGGTCTACAACACGGCCGTGGATGAGTCCCAAAAGCCCAAGCTCGACAAGATCATCGCCGAGTGCCCCGGGCACGCCATTCTGTGGC